One genomic segment of Aquipluma nitroreducens includes these proteins:
- a CDS encoding phosphotransferase enzyme family protein produces the protein MKELISIVNKFLQGAEVQEISVFGEGHINITYRVALKSEPKEYVLQKINHHIFKDVDLLQNNIKRITDHIRQKLADAGENDLERKTLTIILTLDEKLFYFDDENYWRMTLLIPEAKTFEAITPEYAFHAGKAFGNFQAMLADIPGEPLGETIPNFHNMESRLASFREAVKNDSAGRLIKVKDLVQEIEKRADEMCSCERLFREGKLPKRINHCDTKVNNMLFDESGKVLCVIDLDTAMPGFVMSDFGDFMRSAGNTGKEDDADLQNVSFNMEIFKSYTQGYLQEAKKFLSPIEVEMLPFGAKLITYMQVTRFLADYLNGDTYYKISFPEHNLQRTKAQFKLLQSIEEYYSEMLNYIAALV, from the coding sequence TTACAAGGAGCTGAAGTTCAGGAGATCTCTGTATTTGGCGAAGGACATATAAACATCACCTATCGGGTCGCTCTTAAAAGTGAGCCCAAAGAGTATGTTTTGCAAAAGATAAATCACCACATTTTTAAAGATGTTGATCTTTTACAGAACAATATAAAACGCATAACCGATCACATTCGTCAAAAATTGGCGGATGCAGGTGAAAACGATCTCGAACGTAAAACGTTGACGATCATTCTGACTTTGGATGAGAAATTATTTTATTTTGATGATGAGAATTACTGGCGAATGACCTTGTTAATTCCTGAAGCCAAAACATTCGAGGCGATTACTCCTGAATATGCTTTTCATGCGGGGAAAGCTTTTGGAAATTTCCAGGCCATGCTAGCAGATATTCCCGGAGAACCACTTGGCGAAACGATTCCAAACTTTCACAACATGGAATCCCGCCTTGCTTCCTTCCGCGAGGCAGTAAAGAATGATTCAGCTGGCCGATTAATCAAGGTGAAGGATTTGGTTCAAGAGATTGAAAAACGTGCCGACGAAATGTGTTCGTGTGAACGATTATTCAGGGAAGGTAAATTGCCGAAACGAATCAATCATTGCGATACCAAAGTGAATAATATGTTGTTCGACGAATCAGGCAAAGTGCTTTGTGTGATCGATCTCGACACGGCCATGCCCGGTTTTGTGATGTCCGACTTCGGCGATTTCATGCGTTCAGCCGGAAACACCGGAAAAGAGGATGACGCCGATTTACAAAATGTTTCTTTCAACATGGAAATATTCAAGTCATATACTCAAGGCTACCTTCAGGAAGCAAAAAAATTTCTGAGTCCAATTGAAGTTGAGATGTTACCATTTGGAGCTAAATTAATCACTTACATGCAGGTAACCCGTTTTCTGGCCGATTATCTCAACGGAGATACCTATTACAAAATCAGCTTTCCGGAACATAATTTACAGCGTACAAAAGCACAGTTTAAATTGCTGCAGAGCATTGAGGAATACTATTCTGAAATGCTGAATTATATTGCGGCATTAGTTTAG